TGGCTGCGCGACCTCGCGCGGCGGACGTCCGTCGAGCTGATCGGGGCGACTGACGCCTTCCGCCGACTTTGGGGGATTCTCGGGTTCTCGCGGTGGCTGCCACCTGCGCTGACCGAGGTGAGGACGTGACCGGGGGTGCCGGCATGCCCGTCGCGAGCCTGGAGGGGTTCCGGCACGAGGCCTACGTCTACGACTCCCCCGCGCAGTTCGCCCGCGACATGACCAGCTTCGTCCTCGACGGCCTGCGGTCCGACGAGAACGTCGCTGTTGCGGAGACCCAGGACAAGATCGAGGTCCTGCGGGAGCACCTCGGCGAGGACGCCGGTGCCGTCGAGTTCTTCGACATGGTCGAGATCGGCCGCAACCCCGCCCGCATCATCGCGGTCTGGGAGGACTTCGTCCGCCGCAGCCAGGCCGCCGGGCGTGGCATGCGCGGCATCGGGGAGCCCGCCTGGCCCGGCCGGCGGTTGCTCGAGCTCGGTGAGTGCCGGCTGCACGAGCTCCTCCTCAACACCGCCTTCGACGGCGGTGCGCCGTGGTGGCTGGTCTGCCCCTACGACGCCACCCGGTTGCCGGAGGAGTCGGTCGTGGAAGCGCTGCGGACCCATCCCAGCCGTCTCGAGTCCGGGCTGAGCCACACCAACCCCGGCTACGACGCCGCGACGGTCCACGAGGCGTTCGCCG
The genomic region above belongs to Nocardioides coralli and contains:
- a CDS encoding sensor histidine kinase; translated protein: MPVASLEGFRHEAYVYDSPAQFARDMTSFVLDGLRSDENVAVAETQDKIEVLREHLGEDAGAVEFFDMVEIGRNPARIIAVWEDFVRRSQAAGRGMRGIGEPAWPGRRLLELGECRLHELLLNTAFDGGAPWWLVCPYDATRLPEESVVEALRTHPSRLESGLSHTNPGYDAATVHEAFAEPLPAPPEHAVVHHFDETTVVGVRTVVADHAAAHDLPPSTRDALVLAAWEVAVNSVRHGGGAGWVRLWQEPEVLVCQFEDAGRITDPLVGRRPPSLNGHGGRGVYLANHLCDLVQLRSSADGTTVRLHAWL